In Alkalihalobacillus sp. AL-G, the genomic stretch GCCGAAGCTCGATACTAAAAAGCAGTCGGTTAGCACAAAGACAGTTAATATTTTAATCTCTGCCTCAGTCGGTATCGTTGTTACGCTAGTTGCTATCGCATCACACAGCTCGAAACGGTTCGAAACGATTGCCCACTATTTCATCAAGGAATCCCACCACCTTGGAGGCGGAGATAATATCGTCAATGTCATTCTAGTTGACATGCGTGGACTTGATACGATGTTTGAGATCACAGTGCTTGGCCTTGCTGCTCTTGGAATCTATGCGATGATCCGACTGCGTAAAGGGGAGGAGATAGACTAATATGGAAATCTTGATGTCAATACTAGCTGGAATACTGTTCGCTACAGGAGTGTACCTCCTCCTACAACGCCAATTATTAAAAATTATTTTCGGAACTGCTTTATTATCTCACGGCGCTCATTTATTCATCCTGACGATGGGGAAGCTAAATCGAGGTGACCCACCAATTCTTGTGGAAGGTATAGATGAATATGTTGATCCCCTTCCTCAAGCGTTAATCTTAACCTCCATCGTTATCAGTTTCGGAGTTACCTCGTTTTTGCTCGTACTTGCTTATCGGGCTTATAGAACAAACCGGACAGATAACATGGAACATTTAAGGGGAAACGACCATGAGTAACTTAGTAATTTTACCTATCTTAATACCACTTCTTGCAGGAGCCATGTTGGTTTTTTGGAGGAAGCGACTATCTGTAGTCCGGGTTATAACACAACTAATAACAATGATCAGCTTACTGGTAAGCAGTTACATT encodes the following:
- a CDS encoding Na(+)/H(+) antiporter subunit C; its protein translation is MEILMSILAGILFATGVYLLLQRQLLKIIFGTALLSHGAHLFILTMGKLNRGDPPILVEGIDEYVDPLPQALILTSIVISFGVTSFLLVLAYRAYRTNRTDNMEHLRGNDHE